In Scophthalmus maximus strain ysfricsl-2021 chromosome 21, ASM2237912v1, whole genome shotgun sequence, one genomic interval encodes:
- the LOC118290908 gene encoding ATP-dependent zinc metalloprotease YME1L1 isoform X1, producing the protein MFSLSTSFQPQQMIVPLSQLINALNSLKNSATASVQTLHKDFASDHGSFLKEPAVSLRDLGLSEIRASQLDELVSRLLPTPGPQEPLAVPSAWRTSHVSANSFFHNKHGFSHRRLEVFGSPIFHRQYHSPLKEVCSQLQFLPVLVQSRGFKTFRSRSRRTVTSDDGSVESEGYTPSFMKGFLLREKAAEAQTLDQLVKQKSLPENQQEAFKTGFTEGFMRSQAFTQRTQEALRRTRLILLALLIIGIYGLSRTPFFSGKGSFSNAVRFRTTTGLDSAVDPVQMKNVTFEHVKGVEEAKNELQEVVEFLKNPQKFTVLGGKLPKGILLVGPPGTGKTLLARAVSGEADVPFYYASGSEFDEMFVGVGAGRIRNLFKEAKANAPCVIFIDELDSVGGKRIESPMHPYSRQTINQLLAEMDGFKPNEGVIVIGATNFAEALDNALVRPGRFDMQVTVPRPDVKGRTEILNWYLSKIKVDTAVEAEIIARGTVGFSGAELENLVNQAALKAAVDEKEMVTMKDLEFAKDKILMGPERKSVEIDKKNKTITAYHESGHAIVAYFTKDAMPINKATIMPRGPTLGHVSMLPENDRWSETRAQLLAQMDVSMGGRVAEELIFGDDYITTGASSDFDGATKIAKMMVTRFGMSDKLGVMTYGDVTKQSPETQAAIEQEVRVLLKDSYDRARNILKTYNKEHKTLADALLRYETLDAKEIQMVLEGKSLDH; encoded by the exons ATGTTCTCGCTGTCGACATCGTTTCAGCCACAGCAG ATGATAGTGCCCCTCAGCCAGCTCATCAATGCCCTCAACTCCCTGAAGAACTCGGCCACCGCTTCAGTCCAGACCCTGCACAAAGACTTCGCTTCGGATCACGGCTCCTTTCTCAAAGAG CCCGCTGTGAGTCTGAGGGATCTTGGCCTCTCGGAGATCAGGGCGAGCCAGCTGGACGAGCTGGTCAGCCGGCTACTGCCCACACCAGGACCACAAGAACCTCTCGCCGTCCCGTCGGCATGGAGGACGAGTCACGTGTCCGCCAACAGCTTCTTCCACAACAAGCATG GGTTTTCCCACAGAAGGTTGGAGGTGTTCGGCTCTCCCATATTCCACAGACAATACCACAGTCCTCTAAAAGAGGTCTGCTCCCAGCTACAATTTTTGCCTG TGTTGGTGCAGAGTCGAGGTTTCAAGACATTTAGATCGAGATCCAGACGAACCGTGACTAGTGATGACGGTTCAGTGGAGTCTGAGGGCTACACACCATCCTTTATGAAG GGGTTTCTCCTGAGGGAAAAGGCGGCCGAGGCACAGACGCTGGACCAACTGGTGAAACAAAAGAGCCTCCCAGAGAACCAGCAGGAGGCTTTCAAGACGGGTTTCACCGAGGGGTTCATGAGGTCCCAGGCTTTTACTCAGCGAACACAAG AGGCGCTGAGGAGAACCAGGCTGATCCTGTTGGCCCTCCTAATCATCGGGATCTATGGCCTTTCCAGAACCCCGTTTTTCTCGGGTAAAGGCTCCTTTTCTAATGCtg TGAGGTTCCGCACCACAACTGGTCTGGACTCAGCGGTCGACCCTGTCCAGATGAAGAATGTGACATTTGAGCACGTCAAGGGAGTGGAGGAGGCGAAGAACGAATTGCAAGAGGTCGTCGAGTTCCTCAAGAACCCGCAGAAGTTTACCGTTCTGGGTGGAAAGCTGCCGAAAG GGATCCTCCTCGTCGGTCCACCAGGCACGGGAAAGACTCTGCTGGCGCGAGCCGTTTCCGGAGAGGCCGACGTGCCTTTCTACTACGCCTCCGGATCCGAGTTTGACGAGATGTTTGTGGGTGTGGGCGCGGGCCGCATCAGGAACCTCTTCA AGGAAGCAAAAGCGAACGCTCCCTGCGTCATCTTCATCGACGAGCTGGACAGTGTTGGAGGGAAGAGGATCGAGTCGCCTATGCATCCGTACTCCAGACAAACCAttaaccagctgctggctgaaATGGACGG GTTCAAACCAAATGAAGGAGTCATCGTTATTGGTGCTACAAACTTTGCTGAGGCTCTGGATAA CGCTCTGGTTCGGCCGGGGAGGTTCGACATGCAGGTGACCGTACCTCGCCCCGATGTGAAAGGACGCACGGAAATTCTCAACTGGTACCTCTCCAAGATTAAAGTGGACACTG CCGTGGAGGCGGAAATCATTGCCCGGGGCACAGTGGGATTCTCGGGTGCGGAGCTCGAGAACCTGGTCAACCAGGCGGCCCTGAAGGCGGCCGTGGACGAGAAAGAGATGGTCACAATGAAGGACCTGGAGTTTGCAAAGGACAAGATCCTCATGG GCCCTGAGAGGAAGAGTGTTGAAATCGACAAGAAGAACAAGACCATCACTGCCTACCACGAGTCCGGCCATGCCATCGTGGCCTATTTCACCAAAGACGCAATGCCCATCAACAAGGCCACAATCATGCCCCGGGGACCAACTCTCGGCCAT GTCTCCATGCTCCCAGAGAACGACCGCTGGAGTGAAACTAGGGCCCAGCTGCTGGCTCAGATGGACGTCAGTATGGGCGGCAGAGTGGCAGAGGAGCTCATCTTTGGAGATGACTACATTACAACCG GAGCCTCCAGTGACTTTGATGGTGCAACCAAAATAGCAAAAATGATGGTGACCAGGTTCGGCATGAGtgacaag CTCGGCGTCATGACCTACGGCGATGTAACCAAGCAGAGTCCCGAGACACAAGCTGCCATCGAGCAGGAAGTCAGAGTTCTACTGAAG GACTCGTACGATCGCGCTAGAAACATCCTGAAGACTTACAACAAGGAGCACAAGACGCTCGCCGATGCCCTGCTGAGATACGAAACTCTGGACGCCAAAGAGATCCAGATGGTGCTGGAGGGCAAATCGCTGGACCACTAG
- the pks1 gene encoding phthioceranic/hydroxyphthioceranic acid synthase — translation MEDPDDHIAVVGIGCNFPGGEGLDNYWRVLFEGKNCVTDIPAERFDTSFWYDADESKPGKTQTTKAALIEGFNEFDHKFFGITEAEADFMDPQQKLLLQCTYRALEDAGIAMETISGSRTGVYIGLMNRDYEMLRSDNPTTITHYNGTGTAMSVAANRISFTFNLTGPSFAIDSACSSSLVALHLACQAIKQGDCEMALCGGVSCIIEPRVFVALSKSKMISPEGTSKPFSSRANGYGRGEGCGVVLLKPLKNAVKDWNKIWGIVSKTAVNQDGHSVTPITKPSMAQQEELLRRIYSESDLADVDYIEAHGTGTPVGDPTEAGSISNIIAKERPPGSETLKIGSVKGNIGHTESAAGVAGLIKVLLMMKHETIVPSVFYSEHSASIDVNALNLNIPSKVERWETSRSSQRVAGINSFGFGGTNAHAILREYRQTSVPTHITKGCPKLFVVSAATQKSLILSISDTHQSLCSAHTVDLQALSYTSACGRSHCGHKYKKAFLSTSLSDLQHQLTSALKSKVESTKSDVQVVFVFCGNGVAHRGMCQQLMREVPVFRDKVKEVDVHFQSHKSSSISRWLAGDYDSDDFSKPDFAQPVLFAIQVGIATLLKRWGVKPDVVLGHSVGEVAAAHSSGLLSLEDAVKVLYHRSTLQSKVTGGKMLVVSNVAVEEVLEILEVFSGKISVAAFNSPRSCTLSGDADAVDVLHERLKTLFADKNLFLHILDVPAAYHSHMMDPILDDIEGSIHLLDANSMECKLFSTVTADRRSDGDFNTGRYWAKNIREPVLFEQTLRAATKDSQSRRNVVFVEIGPRRALQRNIHEVLGNDAIVLSSVQPERDYDTILSTVAKVFELGINLDWHQVYRGYETLPTALPIYQFDNSKKELNFEDVRKGNELSALSPHPLISQIKLDNKEYICNLSLESAPYLWEHKNNGVSIVPGAFYIELAYASVMASLIPKKPVSLLQLSIRFESLFTLSSNCQQLKVILEQAENEASFKIQSPVARHASGTYRSTNSQPMLEEPSIFLNAICQRCRLVMKKKEIYSTLSQAGFEYDSVFKQLDDVHFGDEFKEAVTTIQVPGELLNHLHDYFIHPVLLDYFLQMTAVVANGRLTAKQGFPSAVGCVTISAPLQEKMVMYLRATQETPDFLEVCGCFSTTEGKVLVELKKVRISFLGHCSNALQSLFFHNEIITIHDKADFENCDIKAIVFEDKLCIAKRLRPYLHPESVIVQSRDDWKSDQLRDIVFHYLNTNVDLENVLFIWGVENLGHSSSEQTLETLVTCCEQYRQILLALKEIRPSCTVHVITYRSTEMTVDQVSPGFVLSGMTRACAAEMASLSFQLIDLASVTSEDIQMLVHVINTCKQQEVMIAKGQASATRISRSPVKDKSSCEGDTQSVYLSNFVLQTTDSYRMTSLSAISYNTNVSPIQERSVEIQLTNVCVHSSDYFPVTTSDFNFSKTVYWDQHTSQNHKLLVLDFSGIVTGVGTDVQSLRVGDRIASCYPAAATSKITIPEAVCYSTKKLPFLKETPCVSYFILAWEILQRMLPEVKQQHRKLTVVSSDSASALVKVLALTANRSGWNVSARSDVRGAPLQFDQSHAFVFLPPFDHSRLEIQGSCDLERHIVFVCSSHMSSPHSANMFASTSEHMHVHILDVANLLQRATLREQSRNISSWLMSLGFDAASLPLKREIFQLLRTKEPQIDPESYFSTKLVQQVVLDHRESHCPVSDIPVLTRPGRLFKQSCVYIVTGGLSGLGLQTVKFIAHNGGGCIATLSRSVLTDEMQFEMEILQKRYEVAIIHVQCDVSVLVQVVDAMSKIEQRFSSCPIKGVFHSAAVLHDALIDTLDESLFHKVLQPKVSGALNLHYATLHNQLDYFVCYSSISSFIGNASQCNYAAANSFLDIFCHYRRNLGLAGQSVNWGPLNLGLLLNRDHFQKFLEAKGMMIMNVCEIHEALEKCLLMNRPQQVICKFNFKNLNVHVLSQNASLRERLSAIVEMELKDDAGIEPIVQHLHSPYEGVRKIVSDISNVCIDELHEDSALCALGIDSMLAMTLQNNIFQETGVNVPLVRLLDPNSTLATLATIVMNNG, via the exons ATGGAAGACCCTGATGACCACATAGCTGTGGTTGGGATTGGATGCAATTTCCCTGGAG GCGAGGGGTTGGACAATTATTGGAGGGTTCTCTTTGAAGGAAAGAACTGTGTAACGGATATTCCAGCAGAAAGGTTTGACACCAGTTTTTGGTATGACGCTGACGAAAGCAAACCCGGAAAGACGCAAACAACCAAAGCAGCTCTTATAGAAGG GTTCAATGAGTTTGATCACAAGTTTTTTGGCATCACGGAAGCAGAGGCTGATTTCATGGACCCTCAGCAGAAGCTGCTACTTCAGTGTACATACAGGGCATTAGAAGATGCAGGAATCGCTATGGAAACCATCAGCGGAAGCAGAACTGGGGTTTACATAG GTCTAATGAACAGGGATTACGAGATGCTCCGAAGTGACAATCCCACTACAATAACCCACTACAATGGCACTGGGACAGCCATGAGTGTTGCCGCAAATAGAATCTCCTTCACCTTTAATCTCACCGGCCCTTCTTTCGCCATTGACAGCGCCTGTTCCTCATCTTTGGTGGCCTTACATTTAGCCTGCCAGGCCATAAAGCAAG GAGACTGTGAGATGGCTTTGTGTGGAGGTGTCAGCTGTATCATAGAGCCAAGAGTGTTTGTTGCTCTGAGTAAGTCGAAGATGATCTCACCCGAGGGGACCAGCAAACCGTTCTCCAGCCGAGCAAATGGTTACGGTAGAGGCGAGGGCTGCGGGGTTGTTCTCCTGAAGCCCCTTAAAAAT GCTGTCAAGGACTGGAACAAAATATGGGGTATTGTCAGCAAAACGGCGGTCAACCAGGATGGTCACTCAGTCACTCCAATCACCAAACCCTCCATGGCACAacaagaggagctgctgcgAAGAATCTACTCAGAGTCAGACCTCGCAGATGTCGATTACATAGAGGCACATGGAACTGGAACCCCAGTCGGAGACCCAACAGAGGCAGGAAGCATCTCAAACATCATTGCCAAAGAGCGACCTCCAGGTTCAGAGACACTGAAGATCGGCTCTGTGAAGGGTAACATTGGACATACAGAATCTGCAGCAGGAGTGGCCGGACTCATTAAGGTTCTACTCATGATGAAGCATGAAACCATTGTTCCCTCTGTTTTCTACTCTGAACACAGTGCAAGTATCGATGTAAATGCCCTTAATCTAAATATTCCATCAAAAGTTGAAAGATGGGAGACAAGTCGGTCATCACAGAGAGTAGCAGGGATCAATAGCTTTGGGTTTGGAGGCACAAATGCACACGCGATTTTAAGAGAGTATAGACAGACCTCTGTTCCCACACATATCACAAAAGGCTGTCCAAAACTCTTTGTGGTATCTGCAGCCACTCAGAAATCATTGATCCTATCCATTTCTGACACCCATCAAAGTCTTTGCAGTGCACACACTGTTGACTTACAGGCCTTGTCATACACCTCAGCATGTGGAAGGAGTCATTGCGGACACAAATATAAGAAGGCCTTTTTATCAACTTCCCTCTCAGATTTACAGCACCAGCTGACATCCGCACTGAAATCAAAGGTTGAGTCAACAAAGTCAGACGTCCaggtggtgtttgtgttttgtggcaATGGAGTTGCCCACAGGGGGATGTGCCAGCAGCTCATGAGAGAGGTCCCTGTTTTCAGAGATAAGGTCAAAGAAGTTGACGTTCACTTCCAGAGTCATAAAAGCTCCAGCATCAGTCGATGGCTTGCTGGTGACTATGATAGTGATGATTTCAGCAAGCCAGATTTTGCCCAACCTGTGCTTTTTGCAATCCAGGTAGGCATTGCCACTCTCCTGAAGCGCTGGGGTGTAAAACCTGATGTCGTGCTTGGCCACTCTGTTGGCGAAGTCGCTGCAGCTCACTCCTCCGGCCTCTTGTCTCTTGAAGATGCTGTTAAAGTGTTGTACCACCGCAGCACTCTTCAGAGCAAGGTCACAGGTGGGAAAATGCTTGTGGTCAGTAATGTGGCTGTAGAAGAGGTATTAGAAATCCTTGAAGTCTTCTCTGGCAAAATTAGTGTGGCAGCTTTCAACAGCCCTCGGTCCTGCACACTGTCAGGGGATGCAGATGCTGTAGACGTCCTCCATGAAAGGCTGAAGACTCTGTTTGCAGATAAAAACCTATTCCTCCATATCTTGGATGTTCCAGCGGCATACCACAGCCATATGATGGATCCTATACTAGACGACATTGAGGGAAGCATTCATCTTTTAGATGCCAATAGCATGGAATGCAAACTTTTTTCAACAGTGACCGCAGACAGGCGTTCAGATGGTGACTTCAACACCGGCAGGTACTGGGCAAAGAACATCCGAGAGCCCGTTTTATTTGAGCAAACGCTGCGTGCTGCCACTAAAGACAGCCAGTCCAGGAGAAACGTGGTCTTTGTGGAGATTGGACCTCGTAGGGCTCTTCAAAGGAACATACATGAGGTTCTGGGAAATGACGCCATAGTTCTTTCCTCTGTCCAGCCAGAGAGAGATTATGACACAATCTTGTCTACCGTGGCAAAAGTATTTGAACTGGGCATAAATTTGGACTGGCATCAAGTTTACAGGGGTTACGAGACATTGCCCACAGCTCTTCCAATCTATCAGTTCGACAACTCAAAGAAAGAACTGAATTTTGAAGATGTGAGAAAAGGTAATGAGTTATCTGCCTTGTCTCCCCATCCGCTCATATCCCAAATAAAGCTCGATAACAAAGAGTACATTTGCAACCTCTCATTAGAGAGTGCACCATATCTTTGGGAGCATAAGAACAATGGTGTTTCCATTGTACCAGGTGCGTTTTACATTGAACTAGCTTATGCCTCAGTAATGGCGAGCTTAATACCAAAGAAACCCGTCTCTCTGCTCCAGCTCAGTATTCGATTTGAGAGTCTGTTTACGCTCAGCTCAAACTGTCAGCAGTTGAAGGTAATACTTGAACAGGCAGAGAATGAGGCCTCTTTTAAAATACAGTCTCCTGTCGCAAGACATGCCTCCGGCACATACAGGAGTACAAATAGCCAACCGATGTTAGAGGAACCCTCCATTTTTCTTAACGCTATCTGTCAGAGGTGCAGAttggtgatgaagaagaaagagattTATTCAACTCTTTCTCAAGCAGGATTTGAATATGACTCTGTTTTCAAACAGCTGGATGACGTGCATTTCGGGGATGAATTCAAGGAAGCTGTGACAACAATTCAAGTCCCCGGAGAACTTCTAAACCACCTCCATGACTATTTCATCCACCCGGTGTTATTGGACTATTTCCTCCAAATGACTGCAGTGGTGGCTAATGGACGCCTTACAGCCAAGCAGGGATTCCCCTCAGCTGTAGGTTGTGTCACCATTTCAGCACCGCTGCAGGAGAAAATGGTCATGTATTTACGAGCAACTCAGGAGACCCCAGACTTCCTTGAGGTGTGTGGTTGCTTCTCTACCACAGAGGGGAAAGTGCTTGTGGAACTTAAGAAGGTGAGGATCTCATTTTTGGGCCATTGCTCAAATGCTCTTCAGTCACTGTTCTTTCACAATGAAATCATTACAATCCATGACAAGGCAGACTTTGAAAATTGTGACATAAAAGCAATAGTTTTTGAAGACAAACTCTGCATTGCCAAAAGGCTCAGGCCATACTTACACCCAGAGTCAGTCATTGTGCAGAGCAGAGACGACTGGAAGTCTGATCAACTTCGAGATATAGTGTTTCACTATCTGAACACTAATGTGGATTTGGAAAACGTTCTCTTTATTTGGGGTGTTGAGAACCTCGGTCACTCGTCATCAGAGCAGACACTGGAGACCTTGGTTACTTGCTGTGAGCAATATCGCCAGATTTTACTAGCTTTGAAAGAGATAAGACCGTCTTGCACCGTCCACGTCATAACCTACAGATCAACAGAAATGACTGTGGACCAGGTCAGTCCGGGTTTTGTGCTGTCTGGCATGACAAGGGCTTGTGCAGCGGAGATGGCAAGTCTCTCTTTCCAGCTGATTGATCTCGCTTCTGTGACCAGTGAAGACATACAAATGCTGGTTCATGTAATTAACACCTGCAAACAACAAGAGGTCATGATCGCCAAAGGGCAGGCTTCAGCAACGAGAATATCACGCTCCCCGGTGAAGGACAAGTCTTCGTGTGAAGGAGACACACAGTCCGTGTATCTGAGCAACTTTGTTCTACAGACAACTGATTCTTACAGAATGACTAGCTTGTCTGCCATCTCCTACAACACAAATGTGAGTCCTATCCAAGAGAGGTCAGTTGAGATTCAGCTAACGAACGTGTGCGTGCACTCATCTGATTACTTTCCTGTCACCACTTCAGATTTCAATTTCAGCAAAACAGTGTACTGGGACCAGCACACATCCCAGAATCACAAGCTTCTGGTTTTAGATTTTTCTGGCATTGTCACTGGTGTTGGGACAGACGTTCAAAGTCTAAGAGTGGGAGATCGTATCGCTTCGTGTTATCCAGCTGCTGCCACAAGCAAGATTACAATTCCTGAGGCTGTGTGCTACAGTACAAAGAAACTCCCGTTTCTGAAGGAGACTCCGTGTGTGTCTTACTTCATACTGGCATGGGAGATCCTGCAGAGGATGCTACCTGAAGTGAAGCAACAGCACAGAAAGCTGACCGTCGTCTCCTCCGACTCAGCTTCTGCTCTGGTCAAAGTTTTAGCTCTGACAGCAAACAGGTCAGGCTGGAATGTTTCCGCTAGATCAGATGTCAGAGGAGCACCTCTGCAATTTGATCAGAGTCATGCATTTGTGTTCCTGCCTCCATTTGATCACTCTAGGCTGGAAATACAGGGCAGTTGTGACCTTGAGAGACacattgtatttgtatgtaGCAGTCACATGTCATCCCCACACTCAGCAAACATGTTTGCATCAACGAGTGAACACATGCACGTCCACATACTCGATGTGGCTAATCTTCTCCAGAGAGCAACTCTGCGAGAACAGAGCAGGAATATCTCGAGCTGGCTAATGTCATTGGGCTTTGATGCAGCATCTCTACCTTTGAAAAGAGAGATATTTCAATTATTAAGAACAAAAGAGCCTCAGATTGATCCAGAGTCCTATTTCTCAACAAAACTAGTGCAGCAGGTGGTTTTAGATCACAGAGAATCTCATTGTCCAGTGTCTGACATCCCTGTGCTCACCAGGCCAGGAAGACTTTTTAAACAAAGCTGTGTTTACATTGTGACTGGAGGCCTTTCTGGTTTGGGACTTCAGACTGTGAAATTCATCGCCCATAACGGCGGAGGTTGTATCGCAACACTGTCCAGAAGTGTTCTGACAGACGAAATGCAGTTTGAAATGGAAATCCTGCAGAAAAGATATGAAGTTGCTATCATCCATGTCCAATGTGATGTTTCCGTGTTGGTGCAGGTAGTGGATGCAATGTCAAAGATTGAGCAAAGATTCTCTTCTTGTCCAATCAAAGGAGTGTTTCACAGTGCTGCTGTATTACACGATGCACTGATCGATACCCTCGACGAGTCTCTCTTCCACAAGGTGCTGCAGCCCAAAGTGAGCGGGGCTCTGAATCTTCACTATGCAACACTTCACAACCAACTCGACTACTTTGTGTGCTACTCTTCCATCTCGTCATTCATTGGTAACGCATCACAGTGTAACTATGCAGCGGCCAATTCTTTCCTGGACATATTCTGTCATTATCGGAGAAACCTTGGGCTTGCAGGACAGTCCGTCAACTGGGGTCCTTTGAACCTTGGTCTCTTGCTGAACAGAGACCATTTCCAAAAGTTCCTAGAGGCAAAGGGGATGATGATAATGAACGTGTGCGAGATTCATGAGGCACTTGAAAAGTGTCTCTTGATGAACAGACCTCAACAAGTCATATGCAAGTTCAACTTCAAAAACCTTAACGTTCATGTTCTTTCACAAAATGCGTCTCTCAGAGAACGGCTGTCAGCTATAGTGGAAATGGAGCTGAAAGATGATGCAGGTATTGAACCCATAGTTCAGCATTTGCATTCTCCATACGAAGGTGTGAGGAAAATTGTCAGTGACATAAGCAATGTTTGTATAGATGAGCTGCATGAAGACTCTGCTCTGTGTGCCCTGGGTATCGACTCAATGTTGGCCATGACTCTTCAGAACAATATTTTCCAGGAGACAGGAGTGAATGTACCTTTGGTTAGATTACTGGACCCCAACAGTACACTGGCCACCTTGGCAACGATTGTAATGAATAATGGATGA
- the LOC118290908 gene encoding ATP-dependent zinc metalloprotease YME1L1 isoform X2, protein MFSLSTSFQPQQMIVPLSQLINALNSLKNSATASVQTLHKDFASDHGSFLKEPAVSLRDLGLSEIRASQLDELVSRLLPTPGPQEPLAVPSAWRTSHVSANSFFHNKHGFSHRRLEVFGSPIFHRQYHSPLKEVCSQLQFLPVLVQSRGFKTFRSRSRRTVTSDDGSVESEGYTPSFMKGFLLREKAAEAQTLDQLVKQKSLPENQQEAFKTGFTEGFMRSQAFTQRTQEALRRTRLILLALLIIGIYGLSRTPFFSVRFRTTTGLDSAVDPVQMKNVTFEHVKGVEEAKNELQEVVEFLKNPQKFTVLGGKLPKGILLVGPPGTGKTLLARAVSGEADVPFYYASGSEFDEMFVGVGAGRIRNLFKEAKANAPCVIFIDELDSVGGKRIESPMHPYSRQTINQLLAEMDGFKPNEGVIVIGATNFAEALDNALVRPGRFDMQVTVPRPDVKGRTEILNWYLSKIKVDTAVEAEIIARGTVGFSGAELENLVNQAALKAAVDEKEMVTMKDLEFAKDKILMGPERKSVEIDKKNKTITAYHESGHAIVAYFTKDAMPINKATIMPRGPTLGHVSMLPENDRWSETRAQLLAQMDVSMGGRVAEELIFGDDYITTGASSDFDGATKIAKMMVTRFGMSDKLGVMTYGDVTKQSPETQAAIEQEVRVLLKDSYDRARNILKTYNKEHKTLADALLRYETLDAKEIQMVLEGKSLDH, encoded by the exons ATGTTCTCGCTGTCGACATCGTTTCAGCCACAGCAG ATGATAGTGCCCCTCAGCCAGCTCATCAATGCCCTCAACTCCCTGAAGAACTCGGCCACCGCTTCAGTCCAGACCCTGCACAAAGACTTCGCTTCGGATCACGGCTCCTTTCTCAAAGAG CCCGCTGTGAGTCTGAGGGATCTTGGCCTCTCGGAGATCAGGGCGAGCCAGCTGGACGAGCTGGTCAGCCGGCTACTGCCCACACCAGGACCACAAGAACCTCTCGCCGTCCCGTCGGCATGGAGGACGAGTCACGTGTCCGCCAACAGCTTCTTCCACAACAAGCATG GGTTTTCCCACAGAAGGTTGGAGGTGTTCGGCTCTCCCATATTCCACAGACAATACCACAGTCCTCTAAAAGAGGTCTGCTCCCAGCTACAATTTTTGCCTG TGTTGGTGCAGAGTCGAGGTTTCAAGACATTTAGATCGAGATCCAGACGAACCGTGACTAGTGATGACGGTTCAGTGGAGTCTGAGGGCTACACACCATCCTTTATGAAG GGGTTTCTCCTGAGGGAAAAGGCGGCCGAGGCACAGACGCTGGACCAACTGGTGAAACAAAAGAGCCTCCCAGAGAACCAGCAGGAGGCTTTCAAGACGGGTTTCACCGAGGGGTTCATGAGGTCCCAGGCTTTTACTCAGCGAACACAAG AGGCGCTGAGGAGAACCAGGCTGATCCTGTTGGCCCTCCTAATCATCGGGATCTATGGCCTTTCCAGAACCCCGTTTTTCTCGG TGAGGTTCCGCACCACAACTGGTCTGGACTCAGCGGTCGACCCTGTCCAGATGAAGAATGTGACATTTGAGCACGTCAAGGGAGTGGAGGAGGCGAAGAACGAATTGCAAGAGGTCGTCGAGTTCCTCAAGAACCCGCAGAAGTTTACCGTTCTGGGTGGAAAGCTGCCGAAAG GGATCCTCCTCGTCGGTCCACCAGGCACGGGAAAGACTCTGCTGGCGCGAGCCGTTTCCGGAGAGGCCGACGTGCCTTTCTACTACGCCTCCGGATCCGAGTTTGACGAGATGTTTGTGGGTGTGGGCGCGGGCCGCATCAGGAACCTCTTCA AGGAAGCAAAAGCGAACGCTCCCTGCGTCATCTTCATCGACGAGCTGGACAGTGTTGGAGGGAAGAGGATCGAGTCGCCTATGCATCCGTACTCCAGACAAACCAttaaccagctgctggctgaaATGGACGG GTTCAAACCAAATGAAGGAGTCATCGTTATTGGTGCTACAAACTTTGCTGAGGCTCTGGATAA CGCTCTGGTTCGGCCGGGGAGGTTCGACATGCAGGTGACCGTACCTCGCCCCGATGTGAAAGGACGCACGGAAATTCTCAACTGGTACCTCTCCAAGATTAAAGTGGACACTG CCGTGGAGGCGGAAATCATTGCCCGGGGCACAGTGGGATTCTCGGGTGCGGAGCTCGAGAACCTGGTCAACCAGGCGGCCCTGAAGGCGGCCGTGGACGAGAAAGAGATGGTCACAATGAAGGACCTGGAGTTTGCAAAGGACAAGATCCTCATGG GCCCTGAGAGGAAGAGTGTTGAAATCGACAAGAAGAACAAGACCATCACTGCCTACCACGAGTCCGGCCATGCCATCGTGGCCTATTTCACCAAAGACGCAATGCCCATCAACAAGGCCACAATCATGCCCCGGGGACCAACTCTCGGCCAT GTCTCCATGCTCCCAGAGAACGACCGCTGGAGTGAAACTAGGGCCCAGCTGCTGGCTCAGATGGACGTCAGTATGGGCGGCAGAGTGGCAGAGGAGCTCATCTTTGGAGATGACTACATTACAACCG GAGCCTCCAGTGACTTTGATGGTGCAACCAAAATAGCAAAAATGATGGTGACCAGGTTCGGCATGAGtgacaag CTCGGCGTCATGACCTACGGCGATGTAACCAAGCAGAGTCCCGAGACACAAGCTGCCATCGAGCAGGAAGTCAGAGTTCTACTGAAG GACTCGTACGATCGCGCTAGAAACATCCTGAAGACTTACAACAAGGAGCACAAGACGCTCGCCGATGCCCTGCTGAGATACGAAACTCTGGACGCCAAAGAGATCCAGATGGTGCTGGAGGGCAAATCGCTGGACCACTAG